Proteins co-encoded in one Octopus bimaculoides isolate UCB-OBI-ISO-001 chromosome 9, ASM119413v2, whole genome shotgun sequence genomic window:
- the LOC106869610 gene encoding dual specificity protein phosphatase 19, whose amino-acid sequence MAQNLTKLHSELRKFQKDELKKTETRITTPGGQIYTENKDAAGRLTTTLTNRGRLGFVGDLRADLQVGEIRKGLVLGSQDVAQSLETLNKHNVTHILNVATGVENLYPEKFTYKSIKVYDLPDTKIVDIFDEAFAFIEEGRSSGCVLVHCNAGISRAASIVIGYLMKTEGMSFSDSFWYVKGKRPVVHPNFGFVDQLRDYEIFLRQN is encoded by the exons ATGGCTCAAAATCTTACCAAGCTTCATTCTGAACTACGGAAGTTCCAGAAAGATGAACTAAAAAAGACAGAGACTCGAATCACAACTCCAGGTGGtcaaatatacacagaaaacaaAGATGCAGCTGGACGTTTGACCACAACTTTGACAAATCGTGGGCGGTTGGGGTTTGTTGGAGATTTAAGAGCTGACCTTCAAGTTGGAGAAATACGGAAAGGTCTCGTTTTAG GCTCCCAAGATGTTGCCCAGAGTCTGGAAACGCTTAATAAACATAACGTGACACACATCCTGAATGTCGCAACTGGAGTTGAAAACCTCTATCCAGAGAAATTCACATACAAATCCATCAAGGTCTATGACCTGCCAGACACCAAAATCGTTGACATCTTTGATGAAGCTTTTGCCTTTATAGAAGAGGGACGTAGCTCCGGTTGTGTACTGGTGCACTGCAATGCAGGCATATCTCGTGCTGCTTCTATTGTTATCGGTTACCTGATGAAGACTGAGGGCATGAGTTTCTCTGACAGTTTCTGGTATGTGAAAGGAAAACGACCGGTTGTTCACCCAAACTTCGGTTTTGTTGACCAACTACGTGACTATGAAATATTCTTACGGCAAAACTAA